In Nitrospira sp., one genomic interval encodes:
- the rimM gene encoding 16S rRNA processing protein RimM: MHDQADLVTIGKIERSFGIRGEARVRSLTDVPRRFEQLGAVTLVGMKGRTIDTRVTHVRPGGSTLIVGFEAFTTPEQVAEFRGGLIQAPRADSPTLPAGHYYECDLIGMVVQDEAGMVLGRLEEIWRLPDHQVFAVRQEGKETLIPAVKQVVVGVDVPNRLMTVRLPKGFEDL, translated from the coding sequence ATGCACGATCAGGCGGATCTCGTCACGATCGGGAAGATCGAACGGTCTTTCGGCATCAGAGGTGAAGCTCGCGTTCGTTCGTTGACGGATGTGCCGAGGCGGTTCGAGCAACTGGGGGCGGTGACGCTCGTCGGGATGAAGGGCCGGACGATTGACACGAGGGTGACCCATGTGCGGCCAGGCGGCTCGACGTTGATCGTCGGCTTCGAGGCCTTCACCACGCCGGAGCAAGTCGCCGAATTTCGTGGCGGGCTCATTCAGGCTCCGCGTGCAGATTCGCCGACATTGCCCGCTGGGCACTATTATGAGTGTGATCTCATCGGGATGGTCGTGCAGGATGAGGCGGGGATGGTGCTCGGTCGGCTGGAGGAAATTTGGCGCCTTCCCGACCATCAAGTATTTGCCGTCAGGCAAGAAGGAAAAGAGACATTGATTCCGGCCGTCAAGCAGGTTGTCGTGGGTGTGGACGTGCCAAACCGGCTAATGACGGTTCGGCTTCCGAAGGGATTCGAAGACCTCTAG
- the rpsP gene encoding 30S ribosomal protein S16 produces the protein MAVHLRLARTGRHKRPMYRVIAADSRKPRDGRFLEILGIFDPLKNPAVPELKSERVLTWLRHGAQPTTTVRTLLKRHGVWKQFETEKAAKSK, from the coding sequence GTGGCAGTTCATTTACGGTTGGCACGGACGGGGCGGCATAAGCGCCCGATGTATCGAGTGATCGCGGCGGATTCCCGCAAGCCGCGGGATGGGCGGTTCTTGGAGATCTTGGGCATTTTCGATCCGCTCAAGAACCCGGCGGTGCCGGAGTTGAAGTCGGAGCGGGTCTTGACGTGGTTGCGGCATGGGGCGCAGCCCACCACCACGGTGCGGACCTTGCTCAAGCGGCACGGCGTGTGGAAACAGTTCGAGACCGAAAAGGCTGCGAAGTCCAAGTAG
- the rplS gene encoding 50S ribosomal protein L19: MNRLERIQRSLTRKTAPKFEIGDTVRVHVKVVEGEKERIQVYEGAVIARKGTLNSETFTVRKLSYGVGVERTFPVHSPSVAKVDVVRQGRVRRAKLYYLRTKKGKFAKVEDREFTAESKAQIAAKAQAQQAAAATEA; this comes from the coding sequence ATGAATCGGCTAGAACGGATCCAACGATCCTTGACCAGAAAAACGGCGCCCAAGTTTGAGATCGGGGATACCGTCCGTGTGCATGTCAAAGTCGTTGAAGGCGAAAAAGAGCGCATTCAGGTGTATGAAGGGGCGGTGATTGCGAGAAAGGGCACCCTGAACAGCGAAACCTTTACAGTTCGGAAGCTGTCCTATGGCGTGGGGGTGGAACGGACGTTTCCGGTTCATTCGCCCAGTGTGGCGAAGGTTGATGTCGTGCGGCAAGGTCGTGTTCGCCGTGCCAAGCTGTACTACCTCCGCACCAAGAAGGGCAAGTTTGCCAAGGTGGAAGATCGCGAGTTCACCGCCGAAAGCAAAGCACAAATTGCCGCCAAGGCGCAGGCACAGCAAGCGGCGGCAGCCACCGAGGCGTGA
- the trmD gene encoding tRNA (guanosine(37)-N1)-methyltransferase TrmD: MRCAVLTLFPDMVTPALGQSILKRAQEKGVLEVSVQNLRDFTHDRHKTADDTPYGGGAGMVMKAEPILQAVDALCEAYGVSPAREARMRIVLPSPQGRPFSQEVAKSLAEETRPIVFICGHYEGIDERVRLALCPEELSVGDYVLTGGELPALVMIDAAARLVPGVLGDAASAAEESFTEGLLEYPHYTRPAEVRGMSVPEVLVSGHHEVIRLWRRKEALRNTYLKRPDLLRDRALGPEDRRLLSEVMQESRVQVSAR; the protein is encoded by the coding sequence ATGCGTTGCGCCGTTCTGACATTGTTTCCGGATATGGTGACCCCGGCTTTGGGGCAGAGCATCCTGAAGCGAGCCCAGGAAAAGGGGGTGCTGGAGGTGTCTGTCCAAAACTTGCGCGACTTCACCCATGATCGTCACAAGACGGCCGACGACACCCCCTACGGGGGCGGCGCCGGGATGGTGATGAAAGCCGAACCGATCTTGCAGGCCGTCGACGCCCTATGCGAAGCCTACGGAGTTTCTCCCGCACGGGAAGCCAGGATGCGGATTGTGCTGCCTTCTCCGCAGGGCAGACCCTTTTCGCAGGAGGTGGCGAAGTCTTTGGCCGAGGAGACGCGGCCGATCGTCTTTATCTGCGGGCACTATGAAGGCATCGATGAGCGGGTCAGGCTTGCGCTGTGTCCGGAAGAACTTTCCGTCGGGGACTATGTCCTGACGGGCGGAGAGTTGCCTGCGTTGGTCATGATCGATGCGGCGGCCCGTTTGGTGCCGGGCGTATTAGGTGACGCCGCCTCCGCGGCGGAAGAATCCTTCACGGAGGGGTTGTTGGAATATCCCCACTACACCAGACCGGCCGAGGTGCGCGGTATGTCGGTGCCCGAGGTCCTCGTGTCCGGTCATCATGAAGTCATTCGGCTGTGGCGACGCAAGGAGGCGTTGCGGAACACCTATCTGAAGCGACCGGATCTCTTGCGAGACCGCGCGCTCGGGCCTGAAGATCGTCGGTTGTTAAGCGAAGTCATGCAAGAAAGTCGTGTTCAGGTTTCAGCTCGTTGA